One window of the Novipirellula caenicola genome contains the following:
- a CDS encoding zinc ribbon domain-containing protein YjdM, whose amino-acid sequence MNNLPNCPQCDGEYTYEDGPLLVCPSCAHEWSPADEAAAAEEEATRDANGNVLENGDTVVVVKDLKFNGGVVKVGTKVKNIRIVDGDHDIDCKIDGIGAMSLKSEFVKKG is encoded by the coding sequence ATGAACAATCTCCCCAACTGCCCCCAATGTGACGGCGAATACACCTACGAAGACGGACCATTGCTGGTTTGCCCCAGCTGTGCCCACGAGTGGTCACCGGCTGACGAAGCGGCTGCTGCGGAAGAGGAAGCGACTCGGGACGCCAATGGCAACGTGCTCGAGAACGGCGACACGGTCGTCGTCGTCAAAGACTTGAAGTTCAATGGCGGCGTGGTCAAAGTGGGCACGAAGGTCAAGAACATCCGCATTGTCGACGGCGATCACGACATCGACTGCAAGATCGACGGCATTGGCGCGATGTCGCTAAAGTCCGAATTCGTCAAAAAGGGCTAG